The DNA region CAACTGCACCATTGCAGAAACAGAAGTGTCCAACACCTGCACCAGCTGCACGCCTTCGGAAGTAACCACAACCGAACCTTGCACAGAAGGTTCAGGCATCGTAACTGTCAAGACCAAGCATATCTGCGATGGTTCGAACAATGGTGCAGGCCGCGATGAAGTAACCCGTGACACCAGCCAGTGCCATGCAGTGTGCGTACCAAGCGAACGCTATGTGGATACGGCTTGCCCACAAGGCCAAACAGGTTACATCCGCACCACCACCAAGCATGTATGCGACGTTTGTGGATGCAATGCTGGCCGCGATATTGTCACCGTGGACAATCAATGCCGCACAACCTGCGTACCTTCAACCAACACCACTTGCGGCCCATGCCCATCTGGTCAGGAAGGTCACATCAACACCACCACAGAACATATCTGCGATGGTTCGAATAATGGTGCTGGTCGTGACGTGGTACGCACAGACAACCAGTGCCGTGTGATCTGCACACCTTCAACCAGCACCACCTGTGGCCCATGCCCAGCTGGTTATGAAGGTCATATCAACACAACCACTGCGCATCTTTGCGATGGTTCGAACAATGGCGCAGGCCGCGATGTGGTGACCACTGACAATCAGTGCCGCCCAACCTGCACACCTTCGACCCATGTGACATCCCGTTCATGCCCACCAGGCTATAGCGGTTCAATCACAGTGACGACAACCCGCACCTGCCCGGACAACCAAGACCATGTAACCGAGCAGAACAACTGCACCTATATCCCACCATGCACCTATGGCTGTGGTGGCGACGGCGGTGGTGACGGCGGCGGTGACGGTGGTGGCGACGGCGGCGGAGATGGCGGCGGAGATGGCGGTGGTGGTGACGGCGGCGGCGATGGCGGCGGCTAACGCAAACCAAGCCTAACAAATCAGAACCCGGCTCTTCATCGAGCCGGGTTTTTTGTTTTGCGGATATACGGCTTATTGCGCGCCTTGGTGTATTTCCATAATTGATTTAGCTGAAGCAGTCCAAGTAATGGACAAGATATCTGTGCCCTTATTAACACTTCGCATGTGCCAAACTGCGCATTTGCTTGAGAAAAACATCACCGGCAGCAGTTTTCTTAACGATTTAGTTGCAATCTTTACGCTATCGATAAAAGCACCCCGTTTGTGCACCTATTTCCAATTTAAGCGAATTTATTTTGTCCAACGTCATAGCAACATCGCTGCCGCCCGAGTTTGACCTGATGACACGCATGCGTCACCGGTTGCAAAGCCTCGCCTATGCCAGCTCGCTCTATCGCATGATGATTTCAGGGCCTGTGCCCAAGGCGTTGGAGGTTATTCCATCGGACCCCTGGCCGGGCGATAGCGCGATGGGTGAAAGCATCGTCGATGGCAAATTCAGTTTTGCCGGACAAAGTTTTTCAGCGCATCCGCCGCAATGGCTGCCGGAAAAGGCCAATACCACATGGCTGACCACTGTGCATGGCTTTGAATGGCTGCGTGATTTGCGTTCGCTGGGCGGCGATACCGCGCGGCGTGTTGCCCGAAGCCTGATGGCATCGTGGCTGGACCGGTTCGAGCAATGGTCACCCTATGTGTGGGAACCGCATCTGGTTGCACTGCGTTTAACGCATTTAATCGCCATGCATGATTTTGTATTGGCGAGCGCCGATACGCCGTTCCGGATGCGGGTGTTTGAATGCCTCGTGCGGCATCATAAACACTTGCTACGCCTGCTTCCCCGCGCGGTTGCCGGATATGTCATGCAGGAAGATGAGGATGCACCGGAAAAACTCAACAACGTAAACCTGCCTGCGACTGCGCAATTGCAGGGCGTTGAACTGTTACTGGCGCTGCGCGGTTTGATTTTTGCAGGCGTGGCATTTCCCGACGGGGATAAAGCGTTAAAGCTTGGTCTTGAAATTATGCCCATTGCATTGCGCCACGCGATATTGGCCGATGGGTCGAATGCCGAACGCAACCCGACGCAACAGATGATCGCGCTGAAATGCCTTGTCGATCTACGCCATGCATTAAAGGCCGGAAAAATACCCTTGCCGCCCGAATTGCCCATAGCGATTGAACGCGCAGCTGCTGCGCTGCGTTTTTACCGCCACGGCGATGGAGCTTTATGTTTGTTCAACGGCGCGCAGGAAGAAAACCCCGTGATGCTGGAAGCCTTGCTGACGCAGGCCGATACGCGCGGGCGCGCGCCAAAAAATCTGGTGCATGGCGGGTATGAACGGTTATCGTTGGGCCGCATGCTGGTGTTTGTGGATGTTGGCGCCCCGCCAACGCAAGGGCTGGATAGCGCGGCGCATGCGGGACTTTCCAGTTTTGAATGCAGCATTGGGCGCGAGCGGCTGTTTGTAAATTGCGGCGCCCATCCTGGCCACGATAACGATGATTGGTATGCGGCCATGGCGGCAACCGCGGCGCATACCACGTTGAATGTGGATGATAAAAACAATTGCGAAGTACTGGCGAATGGCGGCATTGGGGCGCGTCCGTCCAGTATTGAATGTCTGCGCGAAGATACCAAAGGCCAGCAGCAGGTGGTGGTAACGCATGACGGCTATTTGGCAGGCGAACAGATTATTCATCAGCGCACATTGACGTTATTGAATGAAGGCGATGCGTTGCGCGGTGAAGACAAGGTTTCCGGGCGCGAAGGAAAAAATATTACGTTGCGTTTTCATCTGCATCCGCTGGTGCAGACCAGCCTTATTCAAAATGGCAAAGCGGTGCTGATTAAAATGCCGGGCGGGAATGGATATCGCTTCCGCTGTGAAAACGGGCATGGCGAAGCGCAAAGCCTATCGCTGGATGAAACATTGTATTATGGAAAGGTCTATGCCCGCCCAAGCCGCCAGATTGTGGTGCGCGGAATTACCAATGCGGGTGATACGAAATGGCTGTGGTCATTGCTGCGCGAAGGTAAAAGCAAATAAGGCCAATAAATACGGCAAAATATAGCTGTTTCCGTATGTCTTGAGAGTTATCAAAAACTCCGTTAAATCTCTAGGCCTTCATTACATTATTAATAAGGCCGTTCATGTCGCTCCATGCTGTTTCCACCGTTCCTGCGCCAGATTTAGTCAAACCTGTTCGCGCGCTGATTTCTGTTTCCGATAAAACGCAATTGATTGAAACCGCGAAAGCCTTGCGCGCGGTTGGTGTTGAAATTCTTTCAACTGGTGGTTCTGCCAAAGCGCTCGAAGCCGAAGGCATCATGCTGACGGAAGTTGGAACCTTTACCGGCTTTCCGGAAATGATGGATGGCCGCGTTAAAACACTGCATCCCAAAATTCATGGCGGCATTTTGCAGGTGCGCACCAACAGCCAGCACCAGTTTCAGGCAACCGAACATTCCATTCCACCGATCGATATTGTAATCGTGAATTTATACCCGTTTGCGGCAACCATTGATAAAGGCGCGGATTTTGCAACCAGCATCGAAAATATCGATATTGGCGGGCCTGCGCTGATCCGCGCCGCTGCAAAGAACCATGATTTCGTGACGGTGCTAACCTCTCCATCACAATACGCAGGACTTCTGGATGAGCTGAAGAAAAATAATGGCGCGATTGGTCTGGATTTTAGAAAACGCTGCGCCTTTGAAGCGTTTACGCACACTGCTGCCTATGACAGCATGGTATCAAGCTGGTTTGCAGGACAGTTAGGCGATGACTATCCCGAAGTGATTACCGCAAGCTATACGCGCAAACAAATGCTGCGCTATGGCGAAAACCCGCACCAGAAGGGCGCAGTATATGTTGCCCGTAAGACCGAGCCATGCGTAGCCCGAGCAGAGCAAGTGCAAGGCAAGGAACTCAGCTATAATAACTACAATGATGCGGATGCGGCATTCGAACTGGCCTCCGAATTTTCAAAACCCACGGTTGCGATTATCAAGCACGCAAACCCGTGCGGTGTTGCTAGCGCAAAGGATTATGTGAGCGCGTATAAGCAAGCATTGGCATGTGATCCCGTCAGTGCATTTGGCGGCGTGATTGCCATTAACGGCAAATTGGATGCGGCAACGGCAACAGCGATTTCCGATATTTTCACCGAAGTCATCATCGCGCCCGAAGCGGATGAGGATGCCAAGAAGATCATCGCGGCAAAAAAGAATTTGCGCTTGCTTTTGACGCATGGCATGGCGGATGCGAAGCGCGCAGGCGCAACGCTGCGTTCGATTGCGGGCGGGTTGTTGCTGCAAAGCCGCGATGACGGGCATGTGACAGCCGAGACATTAAAGGTGGTAACAAAACGCAAACCATCGGATGATGAAGTGCGCGATATGTTGTTCGCCTTCCGCGTTGGCAAACATGTGAAATCGAATGCGATTGTCTATGCAAAGAACGAAGCCACGGTGGGCGTGGGCGCAGGCCAAATGAGCCGTGTGGATTCATCACGTATCGCCGCATGGAAAGCCGGCGAAGCCGCAAAAGCTGCTGGTTTGGCTGAGCCGCTCACCAAGGGCTGTGTGGTGGCATCCGATGCATTTTTCCCCTTCGCTGATGGCTTATTGGCAGCAGCCGAAGCAGGCGCAACTGCCATCATTCAACCAGGCGGCAGCGTGCGGGATGATGAAGTCATCGCCGCAGCAGATAATGCGGGCTTGGCGATGGTGTTTACGGGCATTCGCCATTTCAGACATTAATAATCGAGTCATGCCCGCGAAGGCGGGCATCCACGATTTTATTTATTTAAATCTTCAATCAAATCATCCCAATTCGGATTCGTTGTAAGAATCCGTCTGACCTTCCAAGCTCTATTCCATTTTTTCATACGCTTTTCAGCAACTATTGCGGATTCCGGATCATTATAGACTTCGTAATATACAAGTTTATTAAGGCCATATTTTTTAGAAAACCCTTCATATAAATTTTGCTTATGTTCGATTATGCGTCTGGCAATATTATTCGTCATGCCGACATATAAGATACCGTTAGGTTTGTTTGTGAGAATATATACGAAATAATTTTCAGGCATGAATTATCCGAAAGTAAGTTCGTGGATGCCCGCCTTCGCGGGCATGACGGAATTATATCCGCGGTTCGTAATCGGGGATGCTGGGCGTAATCTGCCCGTTCTCGGCGATCACATTGTGGTGAATGTCGGTGCATTCGATTAAACCTTTTGGCACTTCGCCATCACCGCGCTCCTTCGGGATGCACAGCACATTGGTATTGCAGCGGTTGCCGAATAAATTTTCATCACTCTTGTTAAAATTATCGATTTTGAACAAACGGCCCGTATGCCACCATGCGCGGTAACCCAGATTAAAAATGGTTTGCATCAATTCCGGTGATTTGGCGCGGCGGCAATTTTCAATAAACATGACGGGGCGGAATTTTTTGATAACCGTTGCGCCGCCGAGCAGTACATCGTTTTCCATCCCTTCGACATCGATTTTTAAAAAATCAAAGCGCGGTTCCTTGAACACATCATCAAGACGCACGACATGCGTTTTGATTTTCTTGTTCGACATTTTGGCTTCGTTATAGCCTTTTTCATTGAAGGTTAACCCCGCGAACTGGCCGACATGGTCGTAATCGGGCTCGTCAATCACCAGTTCTTCGTTTGAATTACCAATGCAGCAATGATGGATTTGGGTGTTATGCCCAACTTTGTTGAGCATGATGGCGGTCATCAGACATTCATGGATGACAGGTTGCGGTTCAAAGCCGATGACTTTGCCTTTTGGCCCCACGCGGTGGGCAAAGGGCACAAGAAAGGTGCCAAGATGCGTGCCTGCATCCACCACCACCATTTCCGGTTTGATGAAGGGCTTCATCAAATCCCATTCATATTCGGAAAGTTCACCGTATTTCATCAGCGAGGTGCTGATGAGAATATCGTGGTTGAGGACAAGAAAATAGCCATGCTTGGTGCGCAGCAAGGTTTTGCCCGGCTGGATGGTTGCCGAGAGTTTCGCCAGATCATCGGAATATTCGTCAGATTGAATAAGCGCCATGCAGAAAGGTTATTCCGCATGGCGCTAAATCCAAAGCTATTTTAAGCCGCCGCTGATTCGAGCTGCTTGGCCGATGCAACGATTGATGCATCCGCCTGGTCATGCATGAGGGTTTTAAGTTTTGCCATGGCCCGTGTTTCAAGCTGTCGTACCCGTTCCTTGCTGATGCCCAGTTTTTTGCCAAGGTCTTCCAGCGTAGCTGCTTCATCGCGCAAGTGACGGTCACGGATGATGCGGCGTTCACGTTCATCCAGCTGGCGCATGGCAACGCCGAGCCAGTTGTGGCGCACATCACCATCGTGGCGGGCCATAATCAGTTCTTCAGGGTTGGGGCTGTCATCCACCAGAAAATCCTGAAAATCATGGCTGCCATCATCATGGACCAGTGCATTAAGTGACTGGTCATGGCTGGTTAACCGTGCATCCATCACTTCCACATCATGCACATTGACTTTTAATGCACCTGCAATTTCCGACTTGGTTTCTGGAGAGAGCATAATGGGGTCAAGATTGCCCATTTGTGCGGCCTTGCCTTCAATACGCGCCCTTAAGCGGCGCAAATTGAAGAACAATGCTTTTTGTCCTGCCGTTGTGCCGGTGCGCACGATTGACCAATTGCGTAATACGTAATCCTGAATGGATGCGCGTATCCACCATGTCGCATAGGTTGAAAAGCGCACATCGCGTGATGTGTCAAACCGATTGGCGGCATGCAAAAGACCAATATGGCCTTCCTGCATCAAATCGCCCATCGGCAACCCATAGGCACGGAACTTCGCGGCAATCGCCACAACCAGACGGGCATAGGATTTGATGAGTTTGTGGAGGGCTTTTTCATCACCCTTTTCGCGCCATGCAGCGGCGAGTTCAAATTCGTTTATTTTTTCGAGCATCGGCGATTGCATCGCGCCGCGAATAAAGCGCAAATTATCAGCACGGGTTAAATTGTCGTCGAAATGAGCCATGGTCTTTCTCCTTTTGATCTTCTTGGAAGCATCGAGGGTTAGCGGCGCAGCCCCGTTATGGGCACTGCTACTTGACTGTATGGTATACGCAGGCTATGGGCGAATGGATCAATTAGCCATGTGAAATTTTTTAGCGTGTTATTTCAATAGTTTAGTTGGAATACTCAATCAGGTATTCGCAAATTTCACGCTTTTACTAATCCCTAATAACTGGGCGTTACGCTCGTAACTCCTGCCCTTTTTCGTCCCAAGGAAATCACCATGGAAGCCAGCACCCGCATCGTTCAAGGCCTCGGCAAAGTGGTGGATGACCATATTGCATGGTTGTCGCAATGGCATCAGGTGGCATTTTATGGCGGGAATGATCGCGCAGCAAAAGCCGATGATGCGAAAATGCCGAATTCCTTTTTGCAATGGCATGACCGCGCGACTTTTGCGCTGCCCAATCAGGGCCCGATATTAAACCGCCTTGCCGAGCTGCATGAACAATTGCACACAGCAGCAAAGCTAGTTTTATTGCGCGCGCCCGATGGCGAAGCATTACCCATTCAGGATTACGAGCGTGTGCTGTCGCGCTTTGATGAATTTGTAACCTCGGTGCGCCGCCTTGAACGCGCATTCAGCGAAGCGGCAGCAGGGCTTGACCCATTAACGGGGCTTCGTACCCGCAATGGGTTGCAGGAAGACTTTAACCGCGAGATGAACCGTTACCTGAACGCCAAAACACCCTTTACCTTGGCGATGGTGGATATCGACCATTTCAAGAGTGTGAATGACACCTATGGCCACGATACCGGTGACCGCGTATTGGTGGGCGTTGCCAACACATTGCTGCGCCATATCCGCACCTATGATGATGCGTACCGTTTGGGCGGCGAAGAATTTTTGCTGATATTGAAGGGCCTTGATAATGATGGCGCAGAAAAAGTGCTGGAGCGTCTGCGCGCTGCCATTCAACGCGCCGAATTGAAAGCGCCCGATGGCACGCCATTGCACGTGACCGCATCCTTTGGTCATGTCATGGTCGATGAAGGAAAAACGCTGGATGAATTATTACAGCTTTCCGACACCGCGCTGTATAAAGCCAAACGCGAGGGCCGCAACCGCATCGTCAAAGCGGCGTAGTTATTTAAGCCGCTGCGGTAAGTCGTGCAGGGGCTAGGCGGCGACCGACAAATGCAGCCAAGCGGCGCATTGGCACATAACCTTGATTTGCAATCGGGATGAAGCCCAATTTACCTAATTCATAGGCTTTGCGGATGTTCAGCTTTGCAAGCTGTTCATTTTCGAGACGTCTCGCGATAATTGCCAACTCGCTGGTGACCATGGTGTTTAGTGCATAAGGACGGGTCGCTCTTACAATGTGTGTATCAAGGGCAGCCAGCTGGTTTGGTGTTAACAGGGTTGAATATTCTTGCTTTTCATATTCGGCTTCTGCTCCGGGCTGTTGTGCTTCGGCGGCTTCTCTGAATTTGTTATAAGCAGCCTTTCGTTGCTCCCCTAGCACATTCCATAACTGTTCTCCAGTTATCCATGCACCGCTTAGTTCTGCGCGAACCTCGCTTGGCATATTGATGAGCGCTTTTGCGCTGATTTTGCGCTGTTCATCTTCGGTAATGAGATGTGCAAGTTCTTTGCGGGCGGCAGTATCATACCCCAATGCTTTTGCTTCTTCGACCGATAAACCCAAAATCGTGGATGTTGTAAGGTTTTCTGCGACTTCCGGTTTTACTGTTGCAAGTTGTTCGAGCAGTTCAGAGGGAAGGTTGCCTGAATAGGTTTTTAAAACCCCTTCAAGCTGGATGGTGGTTAAACTATCCAGCGCAATCGGAGCGCCATAGGTCTTGATAAGATATGCGATCTTATGGCCTGATAATCTTACTATCATTTCAGGTGATATTTTTCTGACATTTGTGACATCCATCTCGGCGAATGCCCAAGGAGGCGTTTCATTGATCTGATCTACAGTTCGTTTTGTCACATCAATGCTTTTACGTGCGCCTTTCTCCATAAGTTGGATTGTATGGGCGGTCAGGCCTTGCACGGTATCATCCGTAAAGCCCGCGGCTTGTTTGGGGGTTATGTTTTTAAGCCGTGCTTCAATAAGTTTATTGAGTTTTCCAGGACGGAAATAGGCCCCATCAATTGCCTCAAATGCAGGTTTTTCCAGAACATGCAATACGCGCAGCGACAAATTCGCGGCGTCTGCACCAAGCGCAATAATGTCATCCGCTTTCAGTTTAAGAACAGCTTCGTCATCAAGGGCGTTAATCGTCGCGGCAGTATGGGTCATATTCGTTCCTGAAGAATGTTTAAAATATCCATCTAAAATACAGGTTATTATTGAAAGTATTGATGCAAAAGAGAGGACCAGTAGCAGCGCTGCTGATAATATGTAAAATCAGCAGATTAATTGGTTAATGCTATTTCTTTGCGCTACTCGTCAAACAAATCGGCCAGTTCGTTCATCACTGTGCCGCCCAATTGCTCCACATCGGTAATGGTTACCGCGCGTTTGTAATAGCGCGTCACATCATGCCCGATACCAATGGCAAGGAGCTGTACGGGGCTGGTCGCTTCAATTTTGCCAATCACTTCGCGCAAATGTTGTTCCAGATAAACGGAAGGGTTGGATGACAAAGTTGAATCATCCACCGGCGCGCCATCGGAAATGACAATCAGAATGCGGCGGTCTTCGTGCCGTGCAAGCAACCGTGTATGTGCCCACAGCAATGCTTCGCCGTCGATGTTTTCTTTCAGCAATCCTTCACGCAGCATAAGGCCAAGGTTACGGCGGCAACGCCGCAGCGGCGCATCGGCCGCTTTATAAATAATGTGCCGCAAATCATTGAGGCGCCCGGGATGCGGCGGCTTTCCAGACTTCAGCCACAGTTCACGCGATTTTCCGCCCTTCCATGTGCTGGTGGTAAAGCCCAGCACTTCCACCTTTACTGCGCAGCGTTCCAGCGTGCGCGCAAGAATATCAGCGGTGATGGCGGCAATGCCAATGGGCCGCCCGCGCATGGACCCCGAATTATCAATGAGCAACGTGACGACCGTATCGCGGAACTGCGTGTCCTTTTCAATTTTATAGGAAAGCGGAACGCCGGGCGCGGCGACGACGCGCGCAAGCCGCGCGACATCCAGCATGCCTTCTTCGCGGTCAAAATCCCAGCTGCGCATTTGCTGCGCCAGCAATTTGCGTTGCAAACGGTTGGCAAGTTTTGCAACAAGACCTTGGTAATGGCGTACCTGATTATCGAGTTGCAGGCGAAGGCGTGCGAGTTCATCGGCCGGACACAAATCGCTCGCGTGTTTTATTTCATCGAACTGGGTTGTAAACGCATTATAGACAGTCAGCGCTTGTGCTTGTGCCGCAGATGGCGGCTCGCGGATTTCTTCTTCATCGCTTTCGGTTTCCGCTTCATCTTCGCCGCTTACTGGTTTTTCTTCGCCTTCATCACCTTCGCCAATATCGCGGGCTTCTTTGGCGGCTTGCTGTTCGGCGTCTTTTGGCAATTGGTCTTGGCTTTCCGCGCCGCCTTCGGCCTGTTCCTGCTCTTTTTTATCTTCTTGCGGGTCAGCTTCGTGCGGGCGGTCATCACCTTCGCTTTCTTCATCGGGGCTGCCCGGAAAATCCATGTTCATGGCCACCAGCAGCTTGCGCACTTCTTGGGCATAGGCATCGGCATCGTTCAGTAATTTGGGAAGCTCGCCCAAATGATTGCCGATGCGCTGTTCAACCCATGGTCGCCACAGTTGCACCGCCTGCAATGCGTTTTGCGGAATAGGCGCGCCGTAAAGTGCTTCACGCGCCAATAGCCGCATGACATCGTGAATGGGAATTTGTGCGCGCTCGGTCGCGTGATCATAGCCTTGGCGTTTGGCGCGGTCGGATAATACCGCGCCCAGATTTTCGCCAATGCCGGGCATGGCCTTTGCGCCGATGGCTTCGCAGCGGGCCTGTTCCAATGCTTCGTATACTAATCGTGCATTATCACCGGCTGGCGCGTGACGTTTAAATGCCTTTGGATCATGAAAACGCATGCGCAGCCCTGCCGCATCTACACTGCCGCGCACCAGCGCGCGGTCATGCGCCGAAAGCGCGCGCGAAGGAAGTGGCAAGCGTACGCGCTGCTTTTGCCCTTTTGCCATGATTGAGGATGATAGCGTGGTCGATTGATCGGTTGAAAACACCACATCCATTTCCGCTTCGCCGGCAAGCGTTTTGGCCGTCGCCACGCTGGCACGTTTAAAGCTTTCGACCGGATCTTCGGCAGTGTGGATTAACTTGCTCATATATTATGATTGGCGCGCTATTTAAACATTTTTGAGTCTCACTCGCTCTGCGTCCCATCTCAAGGATGGGTGCGCAACCGCTCGTGAGGGCAGTGGTGATTACGTACTGAAACTATTGCGCCCCTTGACAGTTTGCCAGCGTTATCTTGAAGTAAACGCGTATTTTATTTTAGGCGTTATAGCAGCGGGTTTTTTATGCGTATTGTCGGATTTGGTTCGGGCGGTGTGGACCGCAAACGCAAGCTTCAGGATATTTCAGACCTAATGGGGCAATTGCCGCCAGGGGATGACCAGCGCCTGATGTATGTTGATAAACGCCGCGGAGATATTATCGCCGATTTGGAAGCAGGGAATATTGAACCCTATAAGGAAAAACTGGGCAGCAATCCAAAAGCATGGCTGCGCTTTTTATCGTTGAAAAATTACGAACGCAGTTTTGGCGGCAAAGGCAGTAACGCCGTTTTTGCAGCCGCCAAGATGGGTGTTGAAACCCATTTCTTTGGTGCGTTTGGTGGCTATACCGATATCGATTCAAACGAACACATCGAACATTTAGAGCGCGTGGGCGTAAAGGTGGATGTGCAGCGGATTGAAGGTGAAACCCTATCCCAGGCCTATGTGTATGCCGATGCGCAGGCGCGGCAGGTCAGCATGATTTATCGCGGCGCGAATAAACATGCGCTGCAACAACGCATCCCTGATGCGTTGCTGGATAGAGATACGATTGTCATGATTCAAACATCGGTTCCAGTTGTGCAATCAATGGCGTTAGCACGCCGTGCCAAAGCACGAGGCGCAACAGTGGTATTCAACTGCACTAACCCTGCACAGGTAGAACGCACACATTTTCAACATATCGATGAACTGGTGGTGAATCAGGATGA from Alphaproteobacteria bacterium includes:
- a CDS encoding heparinase II/III family protein, which encodes MSNVIATSLPPEFDLMTRMRHRLQSLAYASSLYRMMISGPVPKALEVIPSDPWPGDSAMGESIVDGKFSFAGQSFSAHPPQWLPEKANTTWLTTVHGFEWLRDLRSLGGDTARRVARSLMASWLDRFEQWSPYVWEPHLVALRLTHLIAMHDFVLASADTPFRMRVFECLVRHHKHLLRLLPRAVAGYVMQEDEDAPEKLNNVNLPATAQLQGVELLLALRGLIFAGVAFPDGDKALKLGLEIMPIALRHAILADGSNAERNPTQQMIALKCLVDLRHALKAGKIPLPPELPIAIERAAAALRFYRHGDGALCLFNGAQEENPVMLEALLTQADTRGRAPKNLVHGGYERLSLGRMLVFVDVGAPPTQGLDSAAHAGLSSFECSIGRERLFVNCGAHPGHDNDDWYAAMAATAAHTTLNVDDKNNCEVLANGGIGARPSSIECLREDTKGQQQVVVTHDGYLAGEQIIHQRTLTLLNEGDALRGEDKVSGREGKNITLRFHLHPLVQTSLIQNGKAVLIKMPGGNGYRFRCENGHGEAQSLSLDETLYYGKVYARPSRQIVVRGITNAGDTKWLWSLLREGKSK
- the purH gene encoding bifunctional phosphoribosylaminoimidazolecarboxamide formyltransferase/IMP cyclohydrolase yields the protein MSLHAVSTVPAPDLVKPVRALISVSDKTQLIETAKALRAVGVEILSTGGSAKALEAEGIMLTEVGTFTGFPEMMDGRVKTLHPKIHGGILQVRTNSQHQFQATEHSIPPIDIVIVNLYPFAATIDKGADFATSIENIDIGGPALIRAAAKNHDFVTVLTSPSQYAGLLDELKKNNGAIGLDFRKRCAFEAFTHTAAYDSMVSSWFAGQLGDDYPEVITASYTRKQMLRYGENPHQKGAVYVARKTEPCVARAEQVQGKELSYNNYNDADAAFELASEFSKPTVAIIKHANPCGVASAKDYVSAYKQALACDPVSAFGGVIAINGKLDAATATAISDIFTEVIIAPEADEDAKKIIAAKKNLRLLLTHGMADAKRAGATLRSIAGGLLLQSRDDGHVTAETLKVVTKRKPSDDEVRDMLFAFRVGKHVKSNAIVYAKNEATVGVGAGQMSRVDSSRIAAWKAGEAAKAAGLAEPLTKGCVVASDAFFPFADGLLAAAEAGATAIIQPGGSVRDDEVIAAADNAGLAMVFTGIRHFRH
- a CDS encoding GIY-YIG nuclease family protein; amino-acid sequence: MPENYFVYILTNKPNGILYVGMTNNIARRIIEHKQNLYEGFSKKYGLNKLVYYEVYNDPESAIVAEKRMKKWNRAWKVRRILTTNPNWDDLIEDLNK
- a CDS encoding FkbM family methyltransferase, translating into MALIQSDEYSDDLAKLSATIQPGKTLLRTKHGYFLVLNHDILISTSLMKYGELSEYEWDLMKPFIKPEMVVVDAGTHLGTFLVPFAHRVGPKGKVIGFEPQPVIHECLMTAIMLNKVGHNTQIHHCCIGNSNEELVIDEPDYDHVGQFAGLTFNEKGYNEAKMSNKKIKTHVVRLDDVFKEPRFDFLKIDVEGMENDVLLGGATVIKKFRPVMFIENCRRAKSPELMQTIFNLGYRAWWHTGRLFKIDNFNKSDENLFGNRCNTNVLCIPKERGDGEVPKGLIECTDIHHNVIAENGQITPSIPDYEPRI
- a CDS encoding RNA polymerase factor sigma-32, producing the protein MAHFDDNLTRADNLRFIRGAMQSPMLEKINEFELAAAWREKGDEKALHKLIKSYARLVVAIAAKFRAYGLPMGDLMQEGHIGLLHAANRFDTSRDVRFSTYATWWIRASIQDYVLRNWSIVRTGTTAGQKALFFNLRRLRARIEGKAAQMGNLDPIMLSPETKSEIAGALKVNVHDVEVMDARLTSHDQSLNALVHDDGSHDFQDFLVDDSPNPEELIMARHDGDVRHNWLGVAMRQLDERERRIIRDRHLRDEAATLEDLGKKLGISKERVRQLETRAMAKLKTLMHDQADASIVASAKQLESAAA
- a CDS encoding diguanylate cyclase, translated to MEASTRIVQGLGKVVDDHIAWLSQWHQVAFYGGNDRAAKADDAKMPNSFLQWHDRATFALPNQGPILNRLAELHEQLHTAAKLVLLRAPDGEALPIQDYERVLSRFDEFVTSVRRLERAFSEAAAGLDPLTGLRTRNGLQEDFNREMNRYLNAKTPFTLAMVDIDHFKSVNDTYGHDTGDRVLVGVANTLLRHIRTYDDAYRLGGEEFLLILKGLDNDGAEKVLERLRAAIQRAELKAPDGTPLHVTASFGHVMVDEGKTLDELLQLSDTALYKAKREGRNRIVKAA
- a CDS encoding cobaltochelatase subunit CobT, with the translated sequence MSKLIHTAEDPVESFKRASVATAKTLAGEAEMDVVFSTDQSTTLSSSIMAKGQKQRVRLPLPSRALSAHDRALVRGSVDAAGLRMRFHDPKAFKRHAPAGDNARLVYEALEQARCEAIGAKAMPGIGENLGAVLSDRAKRQGYDHATERAQIPIHDVMRLLAREALYGAPIPQNALQAVQLWRPWVEQRIGNHLGELPKLLNDADAYAQEVRKLLVAMNMDFPGSPDEESEGDDRPHEADPQEDKKEQEQAEGGAESQDQLPKDAEQQAAKEARDIGEGDEGEEKPVSGEDEAETESDEEEIREPPSAAQAQALTVYNAFTTQFDEIKHASDLCPADELARLRLQLDNQVRHYQGLVAKLANRLQRKLLAQQMRSWDFDREEGMLDVARLARVVAAPGVPLSYKIEKDTQFRDTVVTLLIDNSGSMRGRPIGIAAITADILARTLERCAVKVEVLGFTTSTWKGGKSRELWLKSGKPPHPGRLNDLRHIIYKAADAPLRRCRRNLGLMLREGLLKENIDGEALLWAHTRLLARHEDRRILIVISDGAPVDDSTLSSNPSVYLEQHLREVIGKIEATSPVQLLAIGIGHDVTRYYKRAVTITDVEQLGGTVMNELADLFDE
- a CDS encoding PfkB family carbohydrate kinase: MRIVGFGSGGVDRKRKLQDISDLMGQLPPGDDQRLMYVDKRRGDIIADLEAGNIEPYKEKLGSNPKAWLRFLSLKNYERSFGGKGSNAVFAAAKMGVETHFFGAFGGYTDIDSNEHIEHLERVGVKVDVQRIEGETLSQAYVYADAQARQVSMIYRGANKHALQQRIPDALLDRDTIVMIQTSVPVVQSMALARRAKARGATVVFNCTNPAQVERTHFQHIDELVVNQDEAAALAKKFGIVRETAGELAVALADQLDVVCVITRGKHNVVSAEKRNGMIVVDDIVTPRIVPRDVTGAGDALLGSYVAFRAKGHGVHSALEYGVLAGAFTAKSPDTTSARLSPRILERAKGILAAFVG